In one Pseudomonas sp. 31-12 genomic region, the following are encoded:
- a CDS encoding polysaccharide deacetylase family protein, which produces MKQLFKVLCALAIAVALAGCIASPIELTPQTEQRLREQPPIRFLLTFDDGPSASSFWNPSMTVLDSLAQNPVQPGIKAVFFVQTGAPRAGDSDIGRAVMRREQAEGHVLGFHTATHSHTNHRSLSPQELEQSLSKGSADIAAITGAPPTLVRPPFWNYDKRVFAAYQRHGMQLLLTDLSANDGKIWGFNASPRRRANMLLQLSEVRERIALGELPTVDGVVPVVVTFHDLNRYTARHAREYLQILLDSARDTGVTVAQKPFYDDTAALRRAALARTVTDSSQPVELPGIWNWLWDGDSH; this is translated from the coding sequence ATGAAACAGCTGTTCAAGGTTCTCTGTGCGCTCGCCATCGCTGTCGCGCTGGCTGGCTGCATTGCCTCACCGATCGAGCTGACCCCGCAGACCGAACAGCGTTTGCGCGAGCAACCACCGATCCGCTTCCTGCTAACCTTCGACGACGGTCCCAGCGCGTCGAGCTTCTGGAACCCGAGCATGACGGTGCTCGACAGCCTTGCGCAGAACCCGGTGCAACCGGGGATCAAAGCAGTGTTCTTCGTCCAGACCGGCGCGCCACGGGCCGGCGACAGCGACATCGGACGCGCAGTCATGCGCCGGGAACAGGCGGAAGGGCATGTGCTGGGTTTCCACACGGCGACTCATTCGCACACCAATCACCGCTCGCTCAGCCCGCAAGAGCTGGAGCAGTCGCTGAGCAAAGGCAGTGCCGACATCGCCGCGATCACCGGCGCGCCGCCTACCCTGGTGCGTCCGCCATTCTGGAATTACGACAAACGTGTGTTCGCCGCCTACCAGCGCCACGGCATGCAACTGTTGCTGACGGACCTGAGCGCCAACGACGGCAAGATCTGGGGCTTCAACGCCAGCCCGCGTCGGCGGGCCAACATGCTGCTGCAACTGTCGGAAGTTCGTGAACGCATTGCGCTGGGCGAGCTGCCGACGGTGGACGGTGTGGTGCCGGTGGTGGTGACCTTTCATGACCTGAATCGCTATACCGCCCGGCATGCCCGCGAATATCTGCAAATCCTCCTGGACAGCGCCCGTGACACCGGGGTGACGGTGGCGCAAAAGCCGTTTTACGATGACACGGCGGCGCTGCGACGGGCGGCGTTGGCGCGCACCGTCACCGACAGTTCCCAGCCAGTGGAATTACCGGGGATCTGGAACTGGCTTTGGGATGGGGATTCTCATTAG
- a CDS encoding ABC transporter substrate-binding protein: protein MKRIAGCLLSFLTFTAVAADLDLLTDNHPPLHFQQGNQLVGFGVDVVQALAESAGDQVHFQQVPLLRALRVAATEPATAVFTVLRTAERDGQYQWVGPLMEVETALYSANDAQQPVRSLQDAVSVGRIVVPRKWLVYSYLQKQGLNNLYGVETPEQMMRLARLGRTEFVVADTLSIAALAREEGLAPSQLHYQMPLMKQGAYIAFSPLIDARQVARWQQALEEMSRDGRLEQLKQRWLSDNLPR from the coding sequence ATGAAGCGCATTGCCGGTTGCCTGCTGTCTTTCCTGACATTCACTGCGGTGGCGGCCGATCTGGACCTGCTCACCGACAACCATCCGCCCCTGCATTTCCAGCAAGGCAACCAACTGGTGGGGTTTGGTGTGGATGTGGTGCAGGCGCTGGCCGAAAGCGCCGGCGATCAGGTGCATTTTCAACAAGTCCCTTTACTGCGCGCCTTGCGTGTCGCCGCCACCGAGCCGGCCACCGCGGTGTTTACCGTGTTGCGCACCGCCGAGCGCGATGGCCAGTACCAATGGGTCGGCCCGTTGATGGAAGTGGAAACGGCGCTCTACTCCGCCAATGACGCCCAACAACCGGTGCGCAGCTTGCAGGACGCCGTTAGCGTGGGCCGCATCGTTGTCCCACGAAAATGGCTGGTCTACAGCTACTTGCAGAAGCAGGGTTTGAACAACCTATACGGCGTGGAAACGCCCGAACAAATGATGCGTCTGGCGCGCCTCGGCCGTACCGAATTCGTGGTGGCGGACACCCTCTCCATCGCCGCCCTGGCGCGGGAAGAAGGCCTGGCGCCGAGTCAATTGCATTACCAGATGCCGCTGATGAAGCAAGGCGCCTACATTGCGTTTTCTCCGCTCATCGATGCCCGTCAGGTGGCGCGCTGGCAGCAGGCCCTGGAGGAAATGAGCCGCGACGGACGCCTCGAACAACTCAAGCAACGCTGGCTCAGCGATAACCTGCCCCGCTGA
- a CDS encoding ATP-binding protein: MKLALYWPRTLASRLSLIFLAGLIVAHGLSFGVQFYERYRSAEAMLLGNLENDVSIAVSILDRLPAAERADWVPRFERRTYRYSLGEGLPGTPINLKDAHDAVQSIQDAVGEQYALTFTRIEGAQQHFQAHLKLADGSPLTIDVRPSVMPLSSWLPMVLLVQLTLLLICTWLAVRVAIRPLTRLAQAVDTLDPNTHAVHLDEKGPTEVAHAARAFNAMQARIAAYLKERMQLLAAISHDLQTPITRMKLRAEFMDDSSEKEKLSNDLSEIEHLVREGVAYARSVHGSTEASCRINLDSFLNSLVYDYQDMGKAVELSGDNAGVIDTRPHALRRVLVNLTDNALKFAGAAELQVVSKADGSHSIKVLDRGPGIAEEELAQVLMPFYRVENSRNRSTGGTGLGLAIAQQLALAIGGSLTLSNREGGGLCAELTLPPQTL; this comes from the coding sequence ATGAAGCTAGCCCTGTATTGGCCGCGTACGCTGGCGTCCCGGTTGTCGCTGATTTTCCTGGCCGGCCTGATCGTCGCCCATGGCCTGTCGTTCGGCGTGCAGTTCTACGAGCGTTATCGCAGCGCCGAAGCCATGCTGCTGGGCAACCTGGAAAATGACGTGTCGATCGCGGTCTCGATCCTCGACCGCTTGCCGGCCGCCGAGCGCGCTGATTGGGTGCCCCGCTTCGAGCGCCGCACCTATCGCTACTCGCTGGGCGAAGGCCTGCCAGGCACGCCAATCAATCTCAAGGATGCCCACGACGCGGTGCAGTCCATCCAGGACGCTGTCGGCGAGCAATATGCCCTCACCTTCACTCGCATCGAAGGCGCGCAGCAGCATTTCCAGGCCCATCTGAAACTCGCCGACGGCAGCCCGCTGACCATCGATGTCCGGCCGTCGGTGATGCCGTTGTCCTCCTGGTTGCCGATGGTGCTATTGGTGCAACTGACCCTTCTATTGATCTGCACCTGGCTCGCGGTACGGGTCGCCATCCGCCCCCTAACCCGCCTCGCTCAAGCAGTCGACACCCTGGACCCGAACACCCACGCGGTGCATCTGGACGAAAAAGGCCCGACCGAAGTCGCCCATGCCGCCAGGGCGTTCAATGCCATGCAGGCGCGCATTGCCGCCTACCTGAAAGAACGCATGCAGCTGCTGGCGGCGATTTCCCATGACCTGCAAACCCCGATCACCCGCATGAAACTGCGGGCCGAATTCATGGACGATTCCAGCGAGAAAGAAAAACTCTCCAACGACCTCAGCGAAATCGAGCACCTGGTGCGCGAAGGCGTGGCCTATGCCCGCAGCGTTCACGGTTCCACCGAAGCCAGTTGCCGGATCAATCTGGACTCGTTCCTCAACAGCCTGGTCTACGACTATCAGGACATGGGCAAGGCCGTGGAGCTTAGCGGCGACAACGCCGGGGTCATCGACACGCGCCCGCATGCCCTGCGCCGGGTACTGGTCAACCTGACGGATAACGCGCTGAAGTTCGCCGGTGCCGCCGAATTGCAGGTGGTATCGAAGGCCGACGGCAGCCATTCAATAAAGGTGCTGGACCGAGGGCCGGGGATTGCCGAAGAAGAATTGGCGCAAGTCCTGATGCCGTTCTACCGCGTCGAAAACTCGCGCAACCGCAGCACCGGCGGCACCGGCCTGGGCCTGGCCATCGCGCAACAACTGGCCCTGGCCATCGGCGGCTCGCTGACCTTGAGCAACCGCGAAGGCGGCGGTTTGTGCGCTGAACTCACCCTCCCGCCACAAACCCTGTAG
- a CDS encoding DUF2790 domain-containing protein, producing the protein MNWNRLVAAGFFAVLSVAAFSAHADVQARSSHLDIKKVISTVEDGGANCGIVNARMTYLDSSGTQKVLDYSKFAACGNQGG; encoded by the coding sequence ATGAATTGGAACAGATTGGTTGCCGCTGGCTTCTTTGCTGTCCTGAGCGTTGCGGCGTTTTCGGCGCATGCGGATGTTCAGGCTCGCAGCAGCCACCTGGACATCAAGAAGGTGATTTCAACTGTAGAAGATGGCGGGGCGAATTGCGGGATTGTGAATGCGCGGATGACGTATCTGGATTCGAGCGGTACGCAGAAGGTGCTGGATTACAGCAAGTTCGCGGCGTGTGGCAATCAGGGCGGTTGA
- a CDS encoding sensor domain-containing diguanylate cyclase, with protein sequence MGHPSINDRIEHTRPTVPWEPEPIESRVRVRYAVVLLVAVCLSLTTIVIWEAWSSRQYHLHDKEVAMSNLAQTLASQAQSSIKQADTLLFTLVDRIENEGLNPVQLPRFRRLLATQRSELAQLHGLFVFDEKGGWIANSNGADMPGANNSDREYFIYHRDHPDRGPHIGPSIKSRSTSEWIMTVSRRINHPDGSFAGVALATIYLNHFLGLYDSIDMGKNGVINLIADDASIVVRRPFNEAEVGTSVAKGPLFMQLLPKGNSGTATVQSYVDGVERVVGFRRVDGYPLIVFAGLDKQDVLAGWREESILSAGIVLLLLVFLGGLGYRLIRFMKQQNHIQSVLLDAQEKLIEVNRSLELLALEDALTGLSNRRQFDLFILAEMGRARRTVTHLAMLMIDVDHFKSFNDRYGHVAGDECLRKISAIIKDNIKRPGDLAARYGGEEFTVVLPGTDYVGAFLVAEKIRRAVQQAGIEHSECPEGTVTVSVGVCAYNPSSQDQPDDLVSAADKALYVAKASGRNMSVIAN encoded by the coding sequence ATGGGACATCCGTCCATCAACGACCGAATTGAACACACCCGGCCCACCGTGCCTTGGGAGCCCGAACCGATTGAGTCCCGGGTCAGGGTTCGCTATGCGGTTGTCCTGCTGGTGGCGGTGTGTCTGTCGTTAACGACCATTGTGATCTGGGAAGCCTGGAGCTCACGTCAGTACCATTTGCATGACAAAGAAGTGGCGATGTCCAACCTGGCCCAGACCTTGGCATCGCAAGCGCAATCGTCGATCAAGCAGGCCGATACGCTGCTGTTTACCTTGGTGGACCGCATCGAAAACGAGGGCTTGAACCCGGTGCAGTTGCCCAGATTCAGACGTTTGCTCGCCACCCAGCGCAGTGAGCTGGCCCAGCTCCATGGCTTGTTCGTATTTGACGAAAAAGGCGGGTGGATCGCCAATTCCAACGGCGCGGATATGCCCGGTGCGAACAATTCCGACCGTGAATATTTCATTTACCATCGTGATCATCCTGACCGAGGCCCCCATATCGGTCCGTCGATCAAGAGTCGCTCGACCAGCGAATGGATCATGACCGTGTCACGCAGGATCAACCACCCGGATGGCAGTTTCGCCGGTGTGGCGCTGGCAACGATCTACCTCAACCATTTCCTCGGGCTGTACGACAGCATCGACATGGGCAAGAACGGCGTGATCAACCTGATCGCCGACGACGCCAGCATCGTCGTTCGCCGACCATTCAACGAAGCAGAAGTGGGCACCAGCGTCGCCAAGGGGCCGCTGTTCATGCAGCTGTTGCCCAAGGGCAATTCCGGCACAGCCACCGTCCAGTCTTATGTGGATGGTGTCGAGCGCGTGGTCGGGTTCCGAAGAGTCGATGGTTATCCGCTGATCGTCTTCGCCGGCCTGGACAAGCAAGACGTCCTGGCCGGTTGGCGCGAGGAGTCAATCCTCAGCGCCGGCATCGTGCTATTGCTGCTGGTGTTCCTGGGAGGGCTCGGTTATCGCCTGATTCGCTTCATGAAGCAGCAGAATCACATTCAAAGCGTATTGCTCGATGCCCAAGAGAAGCTCATCGAGGTCAACCGCAGCCTTGAATTGCTGGCGCTCGAAGACGCACTGACCGGGCTTTCCAACCGGCGTCAGTTCGATCTGTTTATTCTCGCGGAAATGGGCCGTGCCCGGCGCACGGTGACTCACCTCGCCATGCTGATGATCGATGTCGATCACTTCAAGAGCTTCAACGATCGATACGGGCACGTGGCAGGCGATGAGTGCCTGCGCAAAATCAGCGCGATCATCAAGGACAACATAAAGCGCCCCGGCGATCTGGCCGCCCGCTATGGCGGCGAGGAGTTTACGGTGGTGCTGCCCGGCACCGATTATGTGGGGGCGTTCCTGGTCGCTGAAAAAATCCGCCGCGCGGTCCAGCAGGCCGGTATCGAACACAGCGAATGCCCGGAAGGGACGGTGACCGTCAGTGTCGGGGTGTGCGCCTACAACCCGTCCTCCCAGGATCAGCCCGACGACCTGGTCAGCGCTGCGGACAAGGCCTTGTATGTGGCCAAGGCCAGTGGGCGGAACATGAGCGTCATTGCCAACTGA
- a CDS encoding DUF3087 domain-containing protein: protein MFEIQPMNAERFRQQTRRSTVIIALIFLALAMVLSTTAVALFGEPGGDNLRFNVGGVFVAVLAMVALMRGTFWSQAWMAPAVYGWQLKRSLMSITNVMHQLTAAVEAGDPTAMKLLRFYHLGLSQMHELDGNSSDHGQLSREMEQHKARMEALGLDTEQTQLNPAWLEAVKQTSN from the coding sequence ATGTTCGAAATCCAGCCGATGAACGCCGAACGCTTTCGACAACAGACGCGACGCAGTACGGTGATTATTGCCCTGATTTTCCTGGCCCTGGCGATGGTGCTGTCCACCACGGCGGTGGCGTTGTTCGGTGAACCCGGGGGCGACAATCTGCGGTTTAACGTCGGCGGCGTGTTTGTCGCGGTGTTGGCGATGGTGGCGCTGATGCGCGGCACGTTCTGGTCTCAGGCGTGGATGGCGCCGGCGGTGTATGGCTGGCAGCTCAAGCGCAGCCTGATGAGCATCACCAATGTGATGCATCAGTTGACGGCGGCGGTAGAGGCGGGTGATCCGACGGCCATGAAACTGCTGCGTTTCTACCACCTTGGCTTGAGCCAGATGCACGAACTGGATGGCAATTCCAGCGATCATGGCCAGTTGAGCCGGGAAATGGAGCAACACAAGGCGCGGATGGAAGCGCTGGGCCTCGACACCGAACAGACGCAGTTGAATCCCGCCTGGCTTGAAGCGGTCAAGCAGACGTCGAATTAA
- a CDS encoding DUF6555 family protein, with translation MSELVPYAVHYLLDGVRQHFFKLAEQFSDVDAIHSASAHAFPQSERKIAAHASLEAARLSAQQLGITQIRWNEAI, from the coding sequence ATGAGCGAACTCGTTCCCTATGCCGTGCATTATTTGCTCGACGGCGTTCGTCAGCACTTTTTCAAACTGGCTGAACAGTTCTCCGACGTGGACGCGATTCATTCGGCCTCCGCGCATGCCTTTCCGCAATCCGAGCGAAAGATCGCCGCACATGCCTCTCTCGAAGCGGCGCGCTTGAGCGCTCAACAATTGGGCATCACGCAGATACGCTGGAATGAGGCGATCTGA
- the ppnN gene encoding nucleotide 5'-monophosphate nucleosidase PpnN has protein sequence MTQRQVINASVSPKGSLETLSQREVQQLSEAGSGSTYTLFRQCALAILNTGAHVDNAKTILEAYKDFEIRIHQQDRGVRLELLNAPADAFVDGEMIASTREMLFSALRDIVYTENELDAQRIDLSTSQGISDYVFHLLRNARTLRPGVEPKIVVCWGGHSINTEEYKYTKKVGHELGLRSLDICTGCGPGVMKGPMKGATIAHAKQRIHGGRYLGLTEPGIIAAEAPNPIVNELVILPDIEKRLEAFVRVGHGIIIFPGGAGTAEEFLYLLGILMHPDNAGVPFPVVLTGPKHAAPYLEQLDAFVGATLGDAAKQHYEIIIDDPAEVARHMTQGLKAVKQFRRERNDAFHFNWLLKIDEGFQRPFDPTHENMANLKLSRDLPPHELAANLRRAFSGIVAGNVKDKGIRLIEEHGPYQIRGDAAVMHPLDQLLKAFVAQHRMKLPGGAAYVPCYRVVA, from the coding sequence ATGACCCAACGACAAGTAATCAACGCCTCCGTCAGCCCTAAAGGCAGCCTGGAAACCCTTTCTCAACGTGAAGTACAGCAACTGAGCGAAGCCGGATCCGGCAGCACCTACACCCTATTTCGCCAGTGCGCCCTGGCCATCCTCAATACCGGCGCCCATGTTGATAACGCCAAGACCATCCTCGAAGCCTATAAAGACTTCGAAATCCGCATCCATCAGCAGGACCGAGGCGTGCGCCTGGAACTGCTGAACGCCCCGGCCGACGCCTTCGTCGACGGCGAAATGATCGCCAGCACCCGGGAAATGCTGTTCAGCGCCCTGCGTGACATCGTCTACACCGAAAACGAACTCGACGCCCAGCGCATCGACCTGAGCACCTCCCAAGGCATCAGCGACTACGTCTTCCACCTGCTGCGCAACGCCCGCACCCTGCGCCCCGGCGTCGAACCGAAGATCGTGGTGTGTTGGGGCGGCCACTCGATCAACACTGAAGAATACAAATACACCAAGAAAGTCGGCCACGAACTGGGCCTGCGCAGCCTCGACATCTGCACCGGTTGCGGCCCTGGCGTGATGAAAGGCCCGATGAAAGGCGCGACCATCGCCCACGCCAAACAGCGTATCCACGGTGGCCGCTACCTCGGCCTGACCGAGCCCGGCATCATCGCCGCCGAAGCGCCGAACCCGATCGTCAACGAACTGGTGATCCTGCCAGACATCGAAAAACGTCTGGAAGCCTTCGTGCGCGTGGGCCACGGCATCATCATTTTCCCGGGCGGCGCCGGCACGGCCGAAGAGTTCCTGTACCTGCTCGGCATCCTGATGCACCCGGACAACGCCGGCGTGCCCTTCCCGGTCGTCCTCACCGGGCCGAAACATGCGGCGCCGTATCTGGAACAACTGGACGCGTTCGTCGGCGCGACACTGGGTGACGCCGCCAAACAACACTACGAAATCATCATCGATGACCCGGCTGAAGTCGCGCGCCACATGACCCAAGGCCTCAAGGCGGTCAAACAGTTCCGCCGCGAGCGCAATGACGCGTTCCATTTCAACTGGCTGCTGAAAATCGACGAAGGCTTCCAGCGCCCGTTCGACCCGACCCACGAAAACATGGCCAACCTGAAACTCAGCCGCGACCTGCCCCCTCACGAACTGGCCGCCAACCTGCGCCGCGCGTTCTCCGGCATCGTCGCCGGCAACGTCAAGGACAAGGGTATCCGCCTGATCGAAGAACACGGGCCGTATCAGATCCGTGGCGATGCGGCGGTCATGCATCCGCTTGATCAACTGCTCAAGGCGTTTGTTGCGCAGCATCGGATGAAACTGCCGGGTGGCGCGGCTTATGTTCCGTGTTACCGGGTGGTTGCGTGA
- a CDS encoding DUF2784 domain-containing protein yields MLYRIAADGLVLFHLLFILFVLFGGLLVLKWRPLIWWHLPAAVWGVSVEVFHLPCPLTQWENLMRQAAGQTGYGGGFIEHYVWPVIYPAGLTPAIQLALGSVVLAINVVVYLRLIRLWKLRRAA; encoded by the coding sequence ATGCTTTACCGGATCGCAGCCGATGGGCTGGTGCTGTTTCACTTGCTGTTCATTCTGTTCGTGCTGTTCGGCGGGCTGCTGGTGCTCAAATGGCGCCCCCTGATCTGGTGGCACCTGCCCGCGGCTGTGTGGGGCGTGAGTGTGGAGGTTTTTCACCTGCCATGCCCGCTGACGCAATGGGAAAACCTCATGCGCCAGGCCGCCGGGCAAACCGGTTACGGCGGTGGTTTCATTGAACATTACGTGTGGCCGGTCATCTACCCGGCCGGGCTGACACCCGCGATTCAACTGGCGCTGGGCAGTGTGGTGCTGGCGATCAACGTCGTGGTCTATCTTCGGCTGATCAGGTTGTGGAAGTTACGCCGAGCCGCCTGA
- a CDS encoding AzlC family ABC transporter permease, translating into MSNSLMPRSAFLRGAVAIMPLSLATAPWGLLAGSMAIEANLTPLQGQGLSSIVFAGAAQLVAIGMLKGGAGIFSILLTTLLLTSQHLLYGMSMRSVISPLPGRWRVGLGFLLTDELFALTSQHDKQQFNRWYALGVGLTFYIAWNLFTLAGIVLGSSIPGLEHLGLDFSIAATFIALITPVVRSVPTVVCVAVSLFCSVLFSYWQWGSALVLSGLAGMTAGFICNKLYMGRT; encoded by the coding sequence ATGTCGAACTCACTCATGCCGCGCAGTGCCTTTCTTCGCGGCGCCGTAGCGATCATGCCGTTGTCCCTGGCGACTGCGCCCTGGGGGTTGCTGGCCGGGTCCATGGCCATCGAGGCCAATCTCACGCCGCTGCAAGGTCAGGGCTTGTCGAGCATCGTGTTTGCCGGTGCAGCGCAACTGGTGGCCATCGGCATGCTCAAGGGCGGTGCCGGGATCTTTTCGATTCTGCTGACCACGCTGCTGCTGACCTCGCAGCATTTGCTGTACGGGATGAGCATGCGTTCGGTGATTTCACCGCTGCCGGGCCGTTGGCGTGTGGGGCTGGGCTTTTTGCTCACTGATGAGCTGTTCGCCCTGACCAGCCAGCATGACAAGCAGCAGTTCAATCGCTGGTATGCCCTGGGCGTGGGCCTGACGTTCTACATCGCCTGGAACCTGTTCACGCTCGCGGGCATCGTCCTGGGCAGCAGCATTCCCGGACTCGAACACCTGGGGCTGGACTTTTCCATTGCCGCGACTTTTATCGCCCTGATCACCCCGGTGGTGCGCAGCGTTCCCACGGTGGTCTGCGTCGCGGTTTCGCTGTTTTGTTCAGTGCTGTTCAGCTACTGGCAATGGGGCTCGGCGCTGGTGCTGTCGGGGTTGGCGGGCATGACTGCAGGTTTCATCTGCAACAAACTCTACATGGGGCGCACATGA
- a CDS encoding response regulator: protein MEHVNHILIVDDDREIRELVGNYLKKNGLRTTVVADGRQMRSFLETNTVDLIVLDIMMPGDDGLLLCRELRSGKHKATPILMLTARNDETDRILGLEMGADDYLTKPFAARELLARINAVLRRTRMLPPNLLITESGRLLGFGRWRLDTTARHLLDEDGTMVALSGAEYRLLRVFLDHPQRVLSRDQLLNLTQGRDADLFDRSIDLLVSRLRQRLMDDSRESTYIKTVRSEGYVFSYPVELLGTES, encoded by the coding sequence ATGGAACACGTGAACCACATCCTGATCGTTGACGACGATCGCGAGATCCGCGAACTGGTCGGTAATTACCTGAAGAAGAACGGCCTGCGCACCACGGTGGTCGCCGACGGCCGGCAGATGCGCAGCTTTCTCGAAACCAACACCGTGGACCTGATCGTGCTCGACATCATGATGCCCGGCGATGACGGCCTGCTGCTGTGCCGCGAGCTGCGCTCGGGCAAGCACAAGGCCACGCCGATCCTGATGCTCACCGCCCGCAACGACGAAACCGACCGCATCCTCGGCCTGGAAATGGGCGCCGACGACTACCTGACCAAACCGTTCGCCGCCCGCGAACTGTTGGCACGGATCAACGCCGTGCTGCGCCGCACCCGGATGCTGCCGCCCAACCTGCTGATCACCGAAAGCGGCCGGTTGCTGGGTTTCGGCCGCTGGCGCCTGGACACCACCGCCCGCCATCTGCTGGACGAAGACGGCACGATGGTCGCGCTCAGTGGCGCCGAATACCGCTTGCTCCGGGTGTTCCTCGATCACCCGCAGCGCGTGCTCAGTCGCGACCAGTTGCTCAACCTCACCCAGGGCCGCGACGCCGACCTGTTCGACCGTTCCATCGACTTGCTGGTGAGCCGCCTGCGCCAACGGCTGATGGATGACTCCCGGGAGTCGACCTACATCAAGACCGTGCGCAGCGAAGGCTACGTCTTCTCCTACCCCGTGGAATTGCTCGGCACAGAATCATGA
- a CDS encoding SOS response-associated peptidase, producing the protein MCGRLSQYRGIHDFVAVLSIPDALINHVGDEPLARYNAAPTTQLALLHLEPDGLHADSLRWGWRPHWATDRAAPINARVEKVAHGPFFRAIWPHRAIVPIDNWFEWVDAGDSTRQPWLIRRRDRAPICCAAIGQFPSSGSEQKEGDGFVIITADSAGGMLDIHDRRPVVLSAELAREWLDPATPKERAEQMVLMQGEASEVFEWYRVDKAVGNVRNQGAILINKLV; encoded by the coding sequence ATGTGCGGACGACTCTCGCAGTACCGTGGCATCCACGACTTTGTCGCGGTGCTGAGCATTCCCGACGCGCTGATCAACCATGTCGGTGATGAACCGCTGGCCCGCTACAATGCCGCGCCTACTACCCAGCTCGCCCTGCTGCACCTTGAGCCCGACGGGTTGCACGCCGATTCGTTGCGCTGGGGATGGCGGCCGCATTGGGCGACGGATCGCGCGGCGCCGATCAACGCCCGCGTCGAGAAAGTCGCTCATGGCCCGTTTTTCCGGGCGATCTGGCCGCACCGTGCGATTGTGCCGATTGACAACTGGTTCGAATGGGTGGATGCCGGCGATTCGACGAGGCAACCGTGGCTGATTCGTCGACGGGATCGGGCGCCGATCTGCTGCGCGGCGATCGGCCAGTTCCCATCGAGTGGCAGCGAGCAAAAGGAAGGCGACGGTTTTGTCATCATCACCGCGGACAGCGCCGGCGGCATGCTCGACATTCATGACCGGCGACCGGTGGTGTTGTCAGCGGAACTGGCCCGTGAATGGCTGGACCCGGCCACACCCAAAGAGCGCGCCGAGCAGATGGTGCTGATGCAAGGTGAAGCCAGCGAAGTGTTCGAGTGGTACAGGGTCGATAAAGCGGTGGGAAATGTCAGGAACCAGGGTGCGATTTTGATTAACAAGCTGGTTTAA
- a CDS encoding AzlD domain-containing protein: protein MVWAVIIGMGVLVFLNRYVFLEPRLPLRLSSNARQFLGFAVPGMLTAICGPIVFMPDKQLNLQWDNPYLISSLVAVGLVLYTRNTLLSMLLSMGFFFLLRWWL from the coding sequence ATGGTCTGGGCTGTGATTATCGGGATGGGCGTGCTCGTCTTTCTGAACCGCTACGTGTTCCTCGAACCTCGACTGCCGCTGCGCCTGAGCAGCAATGCCCGGCAGTTCCTCGGTTTTGCCGTGCCGGGGATGTTGACCGCGATCTGCGGACCGATCGTGTTCATGCCGGACAAACAGCTGAATCTGCAGTGGGACAATCCGTACCTGATCAGTTCGCTGGTGGCGGTGGGGTTGGTGCTGTACACCCGCAATACTTTGCTCAGCATGTTGTTGAGCATGGGGTTTTTCTTTTTGCTGCGTTGGTGGCTTTGA